AACCAAACGTCGGTTACATGTATTACAAACTTGTGCTCATTTATTTCCCACGTAGTAAACTTGGAATCAATGTGAAGTCGTATCAAAATGTGGTAGGCTACTTAAAACTGTATACTACTACTCGGTAAATCGCAACAGCATTCTGCAGGATTCggcaacgtttttttttttgaaactagacGCGGAGGAGGTGGGAGagatttttgcacatttcttAACTTTGTCGAAGGTTCCGTAGATTGATGGTTTCACTAGggaattgaatattatttttaagtcAACAAAGTGTATTCATTAAGCAACAAAGCGCGGTGTGTAGTGGAAAGCTGTTGCGACTTTCCGAGAATACTTAacatataatatttttcattttaaaatctatttGTCCCAGGTATATGTGGAATCAACTGACAATACATGGGGCTCGACTACTCGTCGTTTCTTGTATCTCGGAGATGCCATTTTGAGAATTGATGACACTGAAATTCTAGATCTTCCAACAACTCAAAATGCCCTTCGTACCGGGTTCTCGAAAAACGGTGTGGTAGGTTAATTGAATGTCTTAATTGCGTATAACATTGTGATTCAGGTAACAATTATTGTGGAGAGAGCTGTTCATCAAGAGTCCTACGCTTTCGTTCGATCTGTTATGGGCTTCAGTAAAGTTCTTGATCCAATGCTTCCACAAGATGTCATTCAAACTTGCACGTATGTTTTGAATTCTAGAACTTTGAAACAACAGATATTGTTTAGAGCACGTTTGGCGTATCACAACAAACATGGATTCGCTGAACCAACACCAATTTTCAAGGGATATACAAAGTATTTTCATCTTATCAAGCTAACATTAATATTTCTTTCTACAGAGACTACAGCTCAGCTGGGCGGGTTTCAGTGACCAATACTGTCGAGATCAAAAGTATTCGTACTGAACAATTAAATCCGGAAATACTTCAAAACGTTCCTGATTTTTCGAATCCAGAGAATAAGTGAACTCGTAGAATTTAGATTTGAAATGAAGTAAATCATTTGCTAACAgcgaaatattttaaaaataaggtTTTCATAACAAAATGCTAAAGTAATACAAAACAGAAAGACATTTTGAACTTCGtgggaaaaaatttggttatCGGAGCACAATTGTGTCTACCTCGTCGGAGTcatgatcaaaaaaaaattaaaatcgagaaatgtACAGAAATTGAGATCAGGgtatgaattgaaaaaatagttgatGTAAACGATCAGCAAAATGGAGCCGATGAAGCTGTtatcgaaacttttttgacgATGGGAATgtctttttctggaaaaataatttatgtttAATTAGTGTTGTGCTGTAATGAATGCATCGTTTAATGAAACACTGATTTCTCATTCTTTGAATATAATTATCTCGAATTCGAAAACAATACACACATAATTGGTGAGCTATGTATATAGTGAGCTctataaatgtaaaaattgataagTTACGAATGTGAAGTTGAACAATGCTTGCTGTGATTGAGAGATACTAGCATTCGTATAGTAATCATAAAACACATGAATGACAAAACAAGTTCATATTCAAACCGTTTCAATGCTTTCCGTGGAATCGGGACtctgtttttgagaaaattaatttttgagagaatagagtgtgaaaattggagttttttcaaatgggCTACAGTTGTTACGGATTTTTTTTACGCGACGCCTATTTGAGGCATCGACGGCGTTAAacaaaaacttaaatattttagtttaaatcataaaatgttttaacagtaagtttgaaaattgaaccaaCTTACTTTCAGGTGACCTACTCATTTTGCTTCTAGAATGGCCTCCAGGCTGCCCATGATCGGACGATCTCCTCCTGTGATGTTTTTCTTTATAAAACACAGCAACCTCGTCATAATGATCTCCGCTATCAACACTTCTATTCTTTTTCAGCGAAGGTCGCCGAGTGACAGAGGTTTTTTGagattctctgaaaat
This is a stretch of genomic DNA from Caenorhabditis elegans chromosome V. It encodes these proteins:
- the F20D6.1 gene encoding PDZ domain-containing protein (Confirmed by transcript evidence) is translated as MYYKLVLIYFPRSKLGINVKSYQNVVYVESTDNTWGSTTRRFLYLGDAILRIDDTEILDLPTTQNALRTGFSKNGVVTIIVERAVHQESYAFVRSVMGFSKVLDPMLPQDVIQTCTARLAYHNKHGFAEPTPIFKGYTKDYSSAGRVSVTNTVEIKSIRTEQLNPEILQNVPDFSNPENK